Proteins co-encoded in one Lasioglossum baleicum chromosome 3, iyLasBale1, whole genome shotgun sequence genomic window:
- the Gek gene encoding serine/threonine-protein kinase gek isoform X1 yields MTEEISKDFGKEHPYRKRDMSDSSQHQYNQPPPDIMPKGLAINGIGGRLRQLEAVFIGGPIQGEGRVGHTFSIETLIDILLVLYDECCNSSLRREKTVSDFIEFVKPVATCIKSLQLAREDFEIVKVIGRGAFGEVCVVRMRGSDKVFAMKILNKWEMLKRAETACFREERDVLVYGDRRWITNLHYAFQDDNNLYLVMDYYCGGDLLTLLSKFEDRLPEDMARFYIAEMVLAIGSIHDLRYVHRDIKPDNVLLDANGHIRLADFGSCLRLFEDGTVQSNVAVGTPDYISPEILRAMEDGQGQYGPECDWWSLGVCMYEMLYGETPFYAESLVETYGKIMNHKNCFDFPADDIYEVSEEAKDLMRKLICSSEFRLGQNGIDDFKKHPWFDGVNWDTLRDSTAPYIPEVSSPTDTSNFDVDDTDVRSSDAVPPAANSAFSALHLPFVGFSFTQGSCISDLGCMPAITQKDKRVQILEEENAQLLKAIEDLKNQVGSHSLPGISPDSTNATRKLQDEINTLTKRNCELESQLKSMEVPRELRNLDNGEVTKLRELEKLVRSLRMEKEEAIKDKLDAQEKLKLQDKELKDALTQRKLAMAEYTEVTDKLSELRQQKQKLSRQVRDKEEELEVVMQKVDSLRHDIRKAEKLRRELENRVEEAMAETSKERKLRERSEEYCKQMQEETEKIRQRSMGNDVSANHALATQEINRLKAEVEKLEVQYNENLNQQQSRFNLEIRSLQEQLHEAEARRDLLEREVQLTKEKLDAARLENITDSEETINELNRRHEREKIMLVEENKKLMLELNTLTDSVNRIQGERRQLEEEYEELRNKKEAIAQWEAQITEIIQWVSDEKDARGYLQALATKMTEELEFLKHSGGVGGVGSGSTMADKNWRNRRSQKLDKMELLNLQSSLQSEIQAKQAISEELTKTRSDLIAAQKELRDFRQRFDTLTHEIKRKEMQIKELQARLDTGDGFLERPTSQMSYLEHFLKETASSKRHGSADSVEADIEDNRAPSISSSKSNLSELSIDPTSPLSHELLNKSSASHGLSGLQPKPKSHQFLVRTFSAPTKCNHCTSLMVGLTRQGVVCEVCGFACHMPCCDKVPPMCPVPHDQTKRPLGIDPTRGIGTAYEGYVKVPKMGGVKKGWVRQFVVVCDFKLFLYDISPDRNALPSVSVSQVLDMRDEEFSVSSVRDSDVIHATKKDIPCIFRITTSLLEPPGLRNHTLMLADTESEKTKWVVALSELHRILKKNNLPNTTIFRAKELLDNTLALIKNVMSGAIIDPDRLVIGTEEGLFCLDLDRSEIARIGEGKKIYLLEYVTEEQLIVVLSGKQRHVRLVPVRALDGDEVEWIKVAETKGCITLTTGVVRRSPLTYCLCVAIKKQNASQVIIYEITRMKTRHKRIRELMLPCHAQTLQVLSEGRFCVGYPSGFSIYSILGDHHAISLVHSENTLLGFLTYSSVDALRCIELPRGEFLLVFHTLAVYVDSQGRKNRDREIMYPAVPTAVSYCEGYLLVYSDTHIDVFDCTTGDWLQTLNVKRARPLNTSGSLTSCIINDMPHVIFLSNLHQRELLNLTPLDASGRQMTRPRRRFSLREGNRAVRPTDRRSKMISAPTNFSHVSHVGPGNGIQIQRLLDLATTLETVDQQHSGHHSSSHLHSSQQRLYGPTLQTASKPAPLPPRHPPSDTRRLSSHISRNSGYSPHNGSTSSRRGPAPPRPTATPPSLPRTPVDQVDSESVHLRTHTPLSLGSIASLHDKEHTSGGSPRHSIASNNSSNPSTPPSPAHDHGSSSYDS; encoded by the exons ATGACAGAAGAAATATCCAAAGACTTTGGTAAGGAGCATCCTTATCGAAAAAGAGACATGTCAGATTCGTCGCAACACCAATATAATCAACCTCCCCCTGATATTATGCCAAAGGGGCTTGCAATCAATG GCATAGGAGGAAGATTACGCCAATTAGAAGCAGTTTTTATTGGTGGTCCTATACAGGGGGAAGGAAGAGTTGGCCATACATTTTCTATTGAGACACTCATTGATATTTTACTTGTCTTATACGATGAATGCTGTAATTCTTCCTTACGACGCGAGAAGACTGTCTCcgattttattgaatttg TAAAACCAGTGGCCACTTGCATAAAGAGTTTGCAATTGGCGCGAGAGGATTTTGAAATAGTAAAAGTTATAGGTAGAGGTGCATTTGGAGAAGTATGTGTAGTAAGAATGCGTGGTTCAGACAAAGTTTttgcaatgaaaattttgaacaaatggGAAATGCTGAAGCGTGCAGAGACTGCATGCTTCAGAGAGGAGCGAGATGTACTGGTGTACGGTGATCGTAGATGGATCACAAATCTTCATTACGCCTTTCAAGATGACAATAATTTG TATTTGGTCATGGATTATTACTGTGGTGGGGATCTATTAACGCTGTTAAGCAAATTCGAAGATCGCCTTCCAGAAGATATGGCACGTTTTTATATAGCTGAAATGGTTTTGGCTATAGGATCCATACATGACTTACGTTATGTGCACCGTGATATTAAACCTGATAATGTTTTATTAGATGCAAATGGTCACATTAGATTAGCCGATTTTGGATCTTGTTTACGATTGTTCGAAGATGGTACCGTACAAAGTAATGTTGCTGTTGGTACACCAGATTATATTTCTCCAGAGATATTAAGG GCAATGGAAGATGGACAAGGACAATATGGACCTGAATGTGATTGGTGGTCATTAGGAGTATGCATGTATGAAATGCTGTATGGGGAGACACCTTTTTATGCGGAATCTCTAGTCGAAacatatggaaaaattatgaaTCATAAG aattGCTTTGACTTCCCAGCAGACGATATATATGAAGTTTCTGAAGAAGCTAAGGATTTAATGAGAAAGTTAATATGTAGTTCGGAGTTTAGATTAGGTCAGAACGGAATTGATGATTTTAAG AAACACCCATGGTTTGACGGAGTTAACTGGGACACACTTAGGGACAGTACTGCACCTTACATTCCTGAAGTTTCCTCACCAACTGATACATCAAATTTTGATGTTGATGATACAGATGTTCGTAGTTCAGATGCTGTTCCACCAGCAGCAAATTCTGCGTTTTCTGCACTTCATTTACCATTTGTTGGCTTTAGTTTTACTCAAGGAAG TTGTATATCGGATCTGGGTTGTATGCCAGCTATAACTCAAAAAGATAAACGTGTACAAATACTTGAAGAAGAAAACGCGCAATTACTGAAAGCAATCGAAGATTTAAAGAATCAAGTCGGTTCGCATTCTTTGCCAGGAATATCACCAGATTCTACTAATGCAACAAGAAAACTTCAGGACGAGATAAATACACTTACCAAACGCAATTGTG agcTAGAATCGCAATTAAAGTCTATGGAAGTACCACGGGAGTTACGCAATCTAGACAACGGTGAAGTGACAAAACTGAGGGAATTAGAAAAGTTGGTTCGTTCCCTCCGTATGGAAAAGGAGGAAGCTATTAAAGACAAATTGGATGCTCAAGAGAAACTGAAACTTCAGGACAAAGAATTGAAAGACGCGTTAACACAGCGCAAACTAGCGATGGCTGAGTATACCGAAGTCACAGATAAATTATCAGAGTTAAGACAACAAAAGCAAAAGTTGTCCAGACAAGTCAGAGATAAAGAGGAAGAATTGGAAGTAGTAATGCAGAAGGTTGATAGTTTGCGGCATGATATTCGGAAAGCAGAGAAACTTCGAagagaattagaaaatcgagtagaAGAAGCAATGGCGGAAACGagcaaagaaagaaaattacgaGAGCGCAGTGAGGAATACTGTAAGCAAATGCAAGAAGAGACTGAAAAGATTAGACAGAGGTCTATGGGAAATGATGTGAGCGCGAACCATGCATTAGCGACGCAAGAGATCAATAGGTTGAAAGCCGAAGTCGAGAAACTTGAAGTTCAGTACAATGAAAATTTGAATCAGCAACAAAGCAGGTTCAATCTTGAGATTCGTAGTCTTCAAGAACAATTGCATGAGGCTGAGGCGAGAAGAGATTTGTTGGAGAGGGAAGTTCAATTAACGAAAGAAAAGTTAGACGCTGCGCGATTGGAGAACATCACTGATAGTGAGGAGACAATAAACGAATTGAACAGACGCCACGAGAGAGAAAAAATTATGCTAGTCGAAGAAAACAAAAAGCTTATGTTAGAACTTAACACTCTTACCGATAGTGTTAATAGAATACAAGGTGAAAGACGGCAACTAGAAGAAGAGTACGAAGAATTGAGAAATAAGAAAGAAGCTATCGCGCAATGGGAAGCTCAGATTACTGAGATTATCCAATGGGTATCTGATGAGAAAGATGCTAGAGGATACCTGCAG GCGCTAGCTACGAAAATGACAGAAGAATTAGAGTTTCTGAAACACTCTGGTGGTGTAGGAGGTGTAGGAAGTGGTTCCACAATGGCAGATAAGAACTGGAGAAACCGTAGATCGCAGAAGCTTGATAAGATGGAACTTTTGAATCTTCAAAGTTCATTACAAAGCGAAATTCAAGCTAAACAGGCGATATCCGAAGAACTTACAAAGACTCGATCGGACTTAATTGCTGCTCAAAA GGAATTAAGAGACTTCAGACAACGATTTGATACTCTCACGCATGAGATAAAACGCAAAGAAATGCAAATAAAAGAGTTGCAAGCAAGGCTTGACACAGGCGACGGCT TTTTAGAACGTCCTACATCTCAAATGTCATATCTGGAACATTTTTTGAAAGAAACTGCCAGCAGTAAGCGTCATGGAAGCGCAGACAGTGTCGAGGCCGACATTGAAGATAATCGTGCACCAAGCATTTCCAGCAGCAAAAGTAACTTGTCCGAGCTCAGCATT GATCCAACATCTCCTTTGTCTCATGAACTCTTAAACAAGTCGTCCGCATCTCATGGGCTATCCGGTCTTCAACCTAAACCGAAATCTCATCAGTTTTTAGTAAGAACATTTTCAGCGCCTACAAAATGTAACCATTGCACTTCATTGATGGTGGGTTTAACAAGGCAAGGAGTAGTATGCGAAGTCTGTGGTTTCGCATGCCATATGCCCTGTTGCGACAAGGTGCCACCAATGTGTCCTGTGCCCCATGATCAAA CAAAACGACCATTGGGTATCGACCCCACACGAGGAATAGGTACTGCCTACGAAGGATATGTTAAAGTGCCAAAAATGGGTGGAGTGAAAAAGGGTTGGGTTCGTCAATTCGTGGTTGTTTGCGACTTCAAATTATTCCTTTACGACATTTCACCAGACCGTAACGCATTACCATCTGTGTCTGTGTCACAAGTCCTAGATATGCGAGATGAGGAATTCAGTGTTAGTTCTGTTCGAGATTCGGACGTCATACATGCTACGAAAAAAGATATCCCGTGCATATTTAGG ATAACAACGTCACTGTTAGAACCGCCTGGTTTAAGGAATCACACGTTGATGCTTGCAGACACTGAAAGCGAGAAAACAAAATGGGTAGTTGCTTTAAGTGAACTGCATAGAatactaaagaaaaataatCTTCCTAATACAACG ATTTTTAGAGCAAAAGAATTATTAGATAATACATTGGCGCTCATTAAAAATGTGATGTCAGGAGCAATTATTGATCCAGATCGTCTAGTCATTGGCACAGAAGAAGGCCTCTTCTGTTTAGATTTAGATCGTAGTG aaattgcaaGAATCGGGGAAGGCAAGAAAATATATCTATTGGAATATGTAACAGAAGAACAATTAATTGTAGTTTTAAGTGGAAAACAACGTCATGTACGGCTGGTCCCAGTACGTGCATTGGATGGAGATGAAGTTGAGTGGATTAAGGTTGCAGAAACTAAAGGATGTATTACTCTAACAACGGGAGTAGTACGTCGCAGCCCGTTAACATATTGTTTGTGTGTTGCCATAAAGAAACAG AACGCATCACAAGTAATTATCTACGAAATAACGCGTATGAAAAcacgtcataaacgtatacgTGAATTGATGTTACCATGTCACGCACAAACTCTGCAAGTTCTCTCCGAAGGCCGCTTTTGTGTCGGATATCCTTCTGGTTTTTCTATCTACAGCATTTTAGGAGACCATCACGCAATTT CATTGGTCCACTCTGAGAATACGCTTTTAGGTTTTCTCACATATAGCTCTGTAGATGCTTTACGTTGTATCGAATTACCACgtggtgaattcttattagtCTTCCATACATTGGCAGTATATGTCGACAGCCAAGGTAGAAAGAATAGAGATCGTGAAATCATGTACCCCGCTGTTCCTACAGCAGTTA GTTATTGTGAAGGTTACTTACTAGTTTATAGCGATACACACATCGACGTGTTTGATTGTACAACCGGAGACTGGTTGCAAACATTAAATGTAAAACGGGCACGACCACTGAACACTTCAGGTTCTTTAACGTCTTGCATAATTAACGACATGCCACATGTTATTTTCCTGAGCAACTTGCATCAAC GAGAATTACTCAATTTAACACCACTAGACGCAAGCGGTAGACAAATGACAAGACCACGAAGAAGATTTTCATTGAGAGAAGGGAACAGGGCTGTTCGACCCACAGATAGACGCTCCAAAATGATATCAGCGCCGACGAATTTCAGTCATGTCAGTCATGTGGGTCCAGGTAATGGTATACAG ataCAACGATTATTAGATTTGGCTACTACACTTGAAACAGTTGATCAACAGCATAGTGGTCATCACAGTAGCTCCCATCTTCACAGCAGTCAACAAAGA CTATACGGACCCACACTTCAAACAGCGAGCAAACCAGCGCCACTGCCACCCAGGCACCCTCCATCAGACACACGACGTCTCAGTTCTCATATATCTAGAAATTCCGGTTACTCACCGCATAATG GATCAACATCATCACGCAGAGGACCGGCACCACCACGACCAACTGCTACTCCGCCTTCGTTACCGCGTACTCCTGTGGACCAAGTCGACTCGGAATCCGTGCATCTACGAACTCATACCCCACTTTCTCTCGGTAGTATCGCATCTTTGCACGACaag GAACACACTTCTGGCGGAAGCCCAAGacattcaatagcttcaaacaACAGTTCAAATCCGTCAACGCCTCCAAGCCCAGCTCATGATCATGGTTCATCCTCGTACGACTCGTAA
- the Gek gene encoding serine/threonine-protein kinase gek isoform X2: MTEEISKDFGKEHPYRKRDMSDSSQHQYNQPPPDIMPKGLAINGIGGRLRQLEAVFIGGPIQGEGRVGHTFSIETLIDILLVLYDECCNSSLRREKTVSDFIEFVKPVATCIKSLQLAREDFEIVKVIGRGAFGEVCVVRMRGSDKVFAMKILNKWEMLKRAETACFREERDVLVYGDRRWITNLHYAFQDDNNLYLVMDYYCGGDLLTLLSKFEDRLPEDMARFYIAEMVLAIGSIHDLRYVHRDIKPDNVLLDANGHIRLADFGSCLRLFEDGTVQSNVAVGTPDYISPEILRAMEDGQGQYGPECDWWSLGVCMYEMLYGETPFYAESLVETYGKIMNHKNCFDFPADDIYEVSEEAKDLMRKLICSSEFRLGQNGIDDFKKHPWFDGVNWDTLRDSTAPYIPEVSSPTDTSNFDVDDTDVRSSDAVPPAANSAFSALHLPFVGFSFTQGSCISDLGCMPAITQKDKRVQILEEENAQLLKAIEDLKNQVGSHSLPGISPDSTNATRKLQDEINTLTKRNCELESQLKSMEVPRELRNLDNGEVTKLRELEKLVRSLRMEKEEAIKDKLDAQEKLKLQDKELKDALTQRKLAMAEYTEVTDKLSELRQQKQKLSRQVRDKEEELEVVMQKVDSLRHDIRKAEKLRRELENRVEEAMAETSKERKLRERSEEYCKQMQEETEKIRQRSMGNDVSANHALATQEINRLKAEVEKLEVQYNENLNQQQSRFNLEIRSLQEQLHEAEARRDLLEREVQLTKEKLDAARLENITDSEETINELNRRHEREKIMLVEENKKLMLELNTLTDSVNRIQGERRQLEEEYEELRNKKEAIAQWEAQITEIIQWVSDEKDARGYLQALATKMTEELEFLKHSGGVGGVGSGSTMADKNWRNRRSQKLDKMELLNLQSSLQSEIQAKQAISEELTKTRSDLIAAQKELRDFRQRFDTLTHEIKRKEMQIKELQARLDTGDGFLERPTSQMSYLEHFLKETASSKRHGSADSVEADIEDNRAPSISSSKSNLSELSIDPTSPLSHELLNKSSASHGLSGLQPKPKSHQFLVRTFSAPTKCNHCTSLMVGLTRQGVVCEVCGFACHMPCCDKVPPMCPVPHDQTKRPLGIDPTRGIGTAYEGYVKVPKMGGVKKGWVRQFVVVCDFKLFLYDISPDRNALPSVSVSQVLDMRDEEFSVSSVRDSDVIHATKKDIPCIFRITTSLLEPPGLRNHTLMLADTESEKTKWVVALSELHRILKKNNLPNTTIFRAKELLDNTLALIKNVMSGAIIDPDRLVIGTEEGLFCLDLDRSEIARIGEGKKIYLLEYVTEEQLIVVLSGKQRHVRLVPVRALDGDEVEWIKVAETKGCITLTTGVVRRSPLTYCLCVAIKKQNASQVIIYEITRMKTRHKRIRELMLPCHAQTLQVLSEGRFCVGYPSGFSIYSILGDHHAISLVHSENTLLGFLTYSSVDALRCIELPRGEFLLVFHTLAVYVDSQGRKNRDREIMYPAVPTAVSYCEGYLLVYSDTHIDVFDCTTGDWLQTLNVKRARPLNTSGSLTSCIINDMPHVIFLSNLHQHASGRQMTRPRRRFSLREGNRAVRPTDRRSKMISAPTNFSHVSHVGPGNGIQIQRLLDLATTLETVDQQHSGHHSSSHLHSSQQRLYGPTLQTASKPAPLPPRHPPSDTRRLSSHISRNSGYSPHNGSTSSRRGPAPPRPTATPPSLPRTPVDQVDSESVHLRTHTPLSLGSIASLHDKEHTSGGSPRHSIASNNSSNPSTPPSPAHDHGSSSYDS, translated from the exons ATGACAGAAGAAATATCCAAAGACTTTGGTAAGGAGCATCCTTATCGAAAAAGAGACATGTCAGATTCGTCGCAACACCAATATAATCAACCTCCCCCTGATATTATGCCAAAGGGGCTTGCAATCAATG GCATAGGAGGAAGATTACGCCAATTAGAAGCAGTTTTTATTGGTGGTCCTATACAGGGGGAAGGAAGAGTTGGCCATACATTTTCTATTGAGACACTCATTGATATTTTACTTGTCTTATACGATGAATGCTGTAATTCTTCCTTACGACGCGAGAAGACTGTCTCcgattttattgaatttg TAAAACCAGTGGCCACTTGCATAAAGAGTTTGCAATTGGCGCGAGAGGATTTTGAAATAGTAAAAGTTATAGGTAGAGGTGCATTTGGAGAAGTATGTGTAGTAAGAATGCGTGGTTCAGACAAAGTTTttgcaatgaaaattttgaacaaatggGAAATGCTGAAGCGTGCAGAGACTGCATGCTTCAGAGAGGAGCGAGATGTACTGGTGTACGGTGATCGTAGATGGATCACAAATCTTCATTACGCCTTTCAAGATGACAATAATTTG TATTTGGTCATGGATTATTACTGTGGTGGGGATCTATTAACGCTGTTAAGCAAATTCGAAGATCGCCTTCCAGAAGATATGGCACGTTTTTATATAGCTGAAATGGTTTTGGCTATAGGATCCATACATGACTTACGTTATGTGCACCGTGATATTAAACCTGATAATGTTTTATTAGATGCAAATGGTCACATTAGATTAGCCGATTTTGGATCTTGTTTACGATTGTTCGAAGATGGTACCGTACAAAGTAATGTTGCTGTTGGTACACCAGATTATATTTCTCCAGAGATATTAAGG GCAATGGAAGATGGACAAGGACAATATGGACCTGAATGTGATTGGTGGTCATTAGGAGTATGCATGTATGAAATGCTGTATGGGGAGACACCTTTTTATGCGGAATCTCTAGTCGAAacatatggaaaaattatgaaTCATAAG aattGCTTTGACTTCCCAGCAGACGATATATATGAAGTTTCTGAAGAAGCTAAGGATTTAATGAGAAAGTTAATATGTAGTTCGGAGTTTAGATTAGGTCAGAACGGAATTGATGATTTTAAG AAACACCCATGGTTTGACGGAGTTAACTGGGACACACTTAGGGACAGTACTGCACCTTACATTCCTGAAGTTTCCTCACCAACTGATACATCAAATTTTGATGTTGATGATACAGATGTTCGTAGTTCAGATGCTGTTCCACCAGCAGCAAATTCTGCGTTTTCTGCACTTCATTTACCATTTGTTGGCTTTAGTTTTACTCAAGGAAG TTGTATATCGGATCTGGGTTGTATGCCAGCTATAACTCAAAAAGATAAACGTGTACAAATACTTGAAGAAGAAAACGCGCAATTACTGAAAGCAATCGAAGATTTAAAGAATCAAGTCGGTTCGCATTCTTTGCCAGGAATATCACCAGATTCTACTAATGCAACAAGAAAACTTCAGGACGAGATAAATACACTTACCAAACGCAATTGTG agcTAGAATCGCAATTAAAGTCTATGGAAGTACCACGGGAGTTACGCAATCTAGACAACGGTGAAGTGACAAAACTGAGGGAATTAGAAAAGTTGGTTCGTTCCCTCCGTATGGAAAAGGAGGAAGCTATTAAAGACAAATTGGATGCTCAAGAGAAACTGAAACTTCAGGACAAAGAATTGAAAGACGCGTTAACACAGCGCAAACTAGCGATGGCTGAGTATACCGAAGTCACAGATAAATTATCAGAGTTAAGACAACAAAAGCAAAAGTTGTCCAGACAAGTCAGAGATAAAGAGGAAGAATTGGAAGTAGTAATGCAGAAGGTTGATAGTTTGCGGCATGATATTCGGAAAGCAGAGAAACTTCGAagagaattagaaaatcgagtagaAGAAGCAATGGCGGAAACGagcaaagaaagaaaattacgaGAGCGCAGTGAGGAATACTGTAAGCAAATGCAAGAAGAGACTGAAAAGATTAGACAGAGGTCTATGGGAAATGATGTGAGCGCGAACCATGCATTAGCGACGCAAGAGATCAATAGGTTGAAAGCCGAAGTCGAGAAACTTGAAGTTCAGTACAATGAAAATTTGAATCAGCAACAAAGCAGGTTCAATCTTGAGATTCGTAGTCTTCAAGAACAATTGCATGAGGCTGAGGCGAGAAGAGATTTGTTGGAGAGGGAAGTTCAATTAACGAAAGAAAAGTTAGACGCTGCGCGATTGGAGAACATCACTGATAGTGAGGAGACAATAAACGAATTGAACAGACGCCACGAGAGAGAAAAAATTATGCTAGTCGAAGAAAACAAAAAGCTTATGTTAGAACTTAACACTCTTACCGATAGTGTTAATAGAATACAAGGTGAAAGACGGCAACTAGAAGAAGAGTACGAAGAATTGAGAAATAAGAAAGAAGCTATCGCGCAATGGGAAGCTCAGATTACTGAGATTATCCAATGGGTATCTGATGAGAAAGATGCTAGAGGATACCTGCAG GCGCTAGCTACGAAAATGACAGAAGAATTAGAGTTTCTGAAACACTCTGGTGGTGTAGGAGGTGTAGGAAGTGGTTCCACAATGGCAGATAAGAACTGGAGAAACCGTAGATCGCAGAAGCTTGATAAGATGGAACTTTTGAATCTTCAAAGTTCATTACAAAGCGAAATTCAAGCTAAACAGGCGATATCCGAAGAACTTACAAAGACTCGATCGGACTTAATTGCTGCTCAAAA GGAATTAAGAGACTTCAGACAACGATTTGATACTCTCACGCATGAGATAAAACGCAAAGAAATGCAAATAAAAGAGTTGCAAGCAAGGCTTGACACAGGCGACGGCT TTTTAGAACGTCCTACATCTCAAATGTCATATCTGGAACATTTTTTGAAAGAAACTGCCAGCAGTAAGCGTCATGGAAGCGCAGACAGTGTCGAGGCCGACATTGAAGATAATCGTGCACCAAGCATTTCCAGCAGCAAAAGTAACTTGTCCGAGCTCAGCATT GATCCAACATCTCCTTTGTCTCATGAACTCTTAAACAAGTCGTCCGCATCTCATGGGCTATCCGGTCTTCAACCTAAACCGAAATCTCATCAGTTTTTAGTAAGAACATTTTCAGCGCCTACAAAATGTAACCATTGCACTTCATTGATGGTGGGTTTAACAAGGCAAGGAGTAGTATGCGAAGTCTGTGGTTTCGCATGCCATATGCCCTGTTGCGACAAGGTGCCACCAATGTGTCCTGTGCCCCATGATCAAA CAAAACGACCATTGGGTATCGACCCCACACGAGGAATAGGTACTGCCTACGAAGGATATGTTAAAGTGCCAAAAATGGGTGGAGTGAAAAAGGGTTGGGTTCGTCAATTCGTGGTTGTTTGCGACTTCAAATTATTCCTTTACGACATTTCACCAGACCGTAACGCATTACCATCTGTGTCTGTGTCACAAGTCCTAGATATGCGAGATGAGGAATTCAGTGTTAGTTCTGTTCGAGATTCGGACGTCATACATGCTACGAAAAAAGATATCCCGTGCATATTTAGG ATAACAACGTCACTGTTAGAACCGCCTGGTTTAAGGAATCACACGTTGATGCTTGCAGACACTGAAAGCGAGAAAACAAAATGGGTAGTTGCTTTAAGTGAACTGCATAGAatactaaagaaaaataatCTTCCTAATACAACG ATTTTTAGAGCAAAAGAATTATTAGATAATACATTGGCGCTCATTAAAAATGTGATGTCAGGAGCAATTATTGATCCAGATCGTCTAGTCATTGGCACAGAAGAAGGCCTCTTCTGTTTAGATTTAGATCGTAGTG aaattgcaaGAATCGGGGAAGGCAAGAAAATATATCTATTGGAATATGTAACAGAAGAACAATTAATTGTAGTTTTAAGTGGAAAACAACGTCATGTACGGCTGGTCCCAGTACGTGCATTGGATGGAGATGAAGTTGAGTGGATTAAGGTTGCAGAAACTAAAGGATGTATTACTCTAACAACGGGAGTAGTACGTCGCAGCCCGTTAACATATTGTTTGTGTGTTGCCATAAAGAAACAG AACGCATCACAAGTAATTATCTACGAAATAACGCGTATGAAAAcacgtcataaacgtatacgTGAATTGATGTTACCATGTCACGCACAAACTCTGCAAGTTCTCTCCGAAGGCCGCTTTTGTGTCGGATATCCTTCTGGTTTTTCTATCTACAGCATTTTAGGAGACCATCACGCAATTT CATTGGTCCACTCTGAGAATACGCTTTTAGGTTTTCTCACATATAGCTCTGTAGATGCTTTACGTTGTATCGAATTACCACgtggtgaattcttattagtCTTCCATACATTGGCAGTATATGTCGACAGCCAAGGTAGAAAGAATAGAGATCGTGAAATCATGTACCCCGCTGTTCCTACAGCAGTTA GTTATTGTGAAGGTTACTTACTAGTTTATAGCGATACACACATCGACGTGTTTGATTGTACAACCGGAGACTGGTTGCAAACATTAAATGTAAAACGGGCACGACCACTGAACACTTCAGGTTCTTTAACGTCTTGCATAATTAACGACATGCCACATGTTATTTTCCTGAGCAACTTGCATCAAC ACGCAAGCGGTAGACAAATGACAAGACCACGAAGAAGATTTTCATTGAGAGAAGGGAACAGGGCTGTTCGACCCACAGATAGACGCTCCAAAATGATATCAGCGCCGACGAATTTCAGTCATGTCAGTCATGTGGGTCCAGGTAATGGTATACAG ataCAACGATTATTAGATTTGGCTACTACACTTGAAACAGTTGATCAACAGCATAGTGGTCATCACAGTAGCTCCCATCTTCACAGCAGTCAACAAAGA CTATACGGACCCACACTTCAAACAGCGAGCAAACCAGCGCCACTGCCACCCAGGCACCCTCCATCAGACACACGACGTCTCAGTTCTCATATATCTAGAAATTCCGGTTACTCACCGCATAATG GATCAACATCATCACGCAGAGGACCGGCACCACCACGACCAACTGCTACTCCGCCTTCGTTACCGCGTACTCCTGTGGACCAAGTCGACTCGGAATCCGTGCATCTACGAACTCATACCCCACTTTCTCTCGGTAGTATCGCATCTTTGCACGACaag GAACACACTTCTGGCGGAAGCCCAAGacattcaatagcttcaaacaACAGTTCAAATCCGTCAACGCCTCCAAGCCCAGCTCATGATCATGGTTCATCCTCGTACGACTCGTAA